The following nucleotide sequence is from Chloracidobacterium validum.
GCGCTTGCCTCCCACAACCTCGAAAACATTGCGGCGGCGATGCAGCGGTGCTTTGCCGCCCAGGGACGGCAATCGTTTGTCTATCAGCCGGCGATTGACACTACCGGGCGCACGATTCGCTACTTGCCCCCAGGCGAAGAACTGCGCCCCGAAGCGGCAATCATGAATACTGCCACGCCCTGAACCGACTCAAGGTTACCAGTGCGCTCAAGGTTGCCAGCGCGTTGCCCTATGGCAAACGCACAAGGGCCGACCGAACCTGATCGCGCCAGAAAGGGTCGGCATCCTTTTCACACAACTGAAGCACGGCTTCATAGCTCTGCCGGGCGTCGGTGTAGTTGCGCAGGGCAGCCTGTGTATTTGCCAAGTTCCACTGTAACCCGATTTCCAGGGCTCGGTCTGGCGACTGACGAAGGGCGGACAGCGCTTCCCGTTGCAGTTCCACGGCCTTTTTCAGATCGCCGGTTTCGCCATACACCACGCCCATCCAGGCGAGAAAGGCTATTTGCAGGCGCGTGGAACGGGCCGCACGCTGAATACCACGTCCGGCTTCGATTACCCGCTGGGCTTCGGTACGCCGCCCCAACCGCAACGCGGACTGCTCCAGCCAAACGGCATTCTCAATGGCGCCGCGGGCCCCATCTTCCAACGCCGTGAAGGCCTCAAAACCTTTTTCAAAGGCCTGGTAGGCCGCTTCGATGTCTCCAAGCCGGAAAAAGATTCGCCCGGCGGCCGTCGCCAGCAGGGCGTCTAGCTCACGGTCCACGAGCGTGCGCCCACTCAGATTGGTGCGTGCTGTCAGGTTCTGCACGAACTCCAGTCCGGCCGTGGCTGCCCGCTGGGCAACATCCGGCGCTTGACCGGCCAGCAGGTTCAGGTAGGCGATGCCAACTTCCGACAACAGGACCGCCCGCTGATTGCCCGCGTTTTGCCCGAAGTCGCGCGCCCGGGCAAAAGCTTCCCGGGCCTTGTCTGGTTGCCCAAGGTCAAGAAAAACCGCGCCGAGCATGTAGAGCGCGGAGGCTTCACGACCGGCGTATTCAACATCGTCGAAAATGCGTGTCGCCCAGGCAAAGCGCGTGAGCGCAACCCGCGAGTCATCGGGGTTGGCCAGCAGAAAGTAGCCGATACCTTCCTTGAAGAAGCGTTCGGCTTCGATGGCGCGTGACGCGGTGTTGAGTGTGACGACTGAGGGGGGAACCGCCGGCAGCCCAGTCAAAAGCTGTCCGAGTTTGCCCGGGCCGGTTGCGACCGGTGTCATCCGTCGCGCAATGACCAGCCGCCCCAGCTCCGACCAAGTTGCCTCAAGCTGATGACGGGCCAGGACGGTATTGAGTATGGCATCCCAGGGTTCGTCCTGCACGACGACCGTATCGGCCACCCGTTGCCACTGGTTAGCGTCTGGAAAGTCAAACCGAATGCCAGCCTTGACCAGAATTCCCTGGATCACATCGGGGAGCGCGCAGCTCTGACAATCAAATGTGATCCGCGCGCCAACGTAACCTGGGTCGCCATAACGCAACTTTGGCTTCGTCCCGGACGTGACCTGAGCCAGTGAGAGCGTCGTCAAACAACAGAACCAGACGATGATCAGACGTGTGTAAGACATCAAGTAGAACGCATCCTTGTTTACTTCGCGGCGACCGGCTCGGCCACCGGCCAGAAGCGTAACCATAACCAACCGCGCCGAGAAGGAAATACAATCACGAAAAGAAATACAAGAGTAAACCCAACAGGGCGACTACC
It contains:
- a CDS encoding tetratricopeptide repeat protein codes for the protein MSYTRLIIVWFCCLTTLSLAQVTSGTKPKLRYGDPGYVGARITFDCQSCALPDVIQGILVKAGIRFDFPDANQWQRVADTVVVQDEPWDAILNTVLARHQLEATWSELGRLVIARRMTPVATGPGKLGQLLTGLPAVPPSVVTLNTASRAIEAERFFKEGIGYFLLANPDDSRVALTRFAWATRIFDDVEYAGREASALYMLGAVFLDLGQPDKAREAFARARDFGQNAGNQRAVLLSEVGIAYLNLLAGQAPDVAQRAATAGLEFVQNLTARTNLSGRTLVDRELDALLATAAGRIFFRLGDIEAAYQAFEKGFEAFTALEDGARGAIENAVWLEQSALRLGRRTEAQRVIEAGRGIQRAARSTRLQIAFLAWMGVVYGETGDLKKAVELQREALSALRQSPDRALEIGLQWNLANTQAALRNYTDARQSYEAVLQLCEKDADPFWRDQVRSALVRLP